CTCATCAAGAAGGACGCGATAATCAGCTACCGCAACCTCCCGCTGAGGATGTACGAGCTTACAAGGTACTCCTTCAGACGCGAGAAGAGCGGTGAGCTTTCAGGTTTGAGAAGGCTCAGGGCCTTCACGATGCCCGATATGCACACCGTGGCTAAGGACCTCAAGCAGGCGATGGACGAGTTCAAGAAGCAGTACAAGCTCAGCATGGAGGTTCTCAGGGGCGTTGGGCTCACTCCTGACGACTACGAGGTTGCCATAAGGTTCACCCGCGACTTCTGGGAGGAGAACAGGGACTTCATCGTCGAGCTGGCGAGGATAATCGGCAAGCCCGTCCTAATAGAGATGTGGGACCAGAGGTTCTTCTACTTCATCCTCAAGTTCGAGTTCAACTTCGTTGACAACCTTGACAAAGCTGCTGCCCTCAGCACCGTCCAGATTGACGTGGAAAATGCGGAGCGCTTCGGCATAACCTACTACGACGAAGAAGGAAAGGAGCGCTACCCGCTCATACTCCACTGCTCGCCGAGCGGAGCCATAGAGCGCGTCATGTACGCCATCCTCGAGAAGCAGGCGAAACTCCAGGCCCAGGGCAAGAAGCCGATGTTCCCGCTCTGGCTCAGTCCAATACAGGTTAGAGTGATTCCGGTCAGCGAGGACGTCCTTGACTACGCGCTCTACGTGGTAGGAAAGCTCGAGGGCGCGAAAATAAGGGTGGACGTCGACGACACCAACGACAGGCTCAATAAGAAGATAAGGAAGGCTGAGAAGGAGTGGATTCCCTACATCATCGTCGTTGGCAGGAACGAGAAGGAGCAGAACACCGTCACAGTCAGGAGGAGGGAGGACGGCAAACAGGTCGAGATGCAGTTGGAGGACCTCATCAGGGAAATCCGGCAGAAGACGGAAGGCTTCCCATACAAGCCGAGGCCCCTACCGCTTCTCCTCAGCAAGCGCCCCAAGTTCAGGGGCTGAAAGCTTTTTCAGCATTATCTTTTCTCTTCCACTACTTACCTTGAGGGAGTAGACGACCGGTTCAAAATCGGCGTAAGGTGCCTTCAGGAAGTAGAGGAGCTCCTTGACGTGGTCCTCCATTATCCAGGACTTCGCGAGGAGAACGTAGTCGCTGACGTTGGAGACCCACGCCACAAAGCGCCTTGATACCATGTCGGCGTTGAGGGGCAGGAGGAGGGTTGATTCCGGGAAGCGGATGCTCTTGTGGGCTATCGTTTGGTTGAGCAGTTTCAGCGTCTGCTCTTCCCCGAGCATGAGTGAAGCTCCATCGAGGGTGTAAATCATCCGTATGGCCTTTCCCGATTTCAGTTTGTCCCGGAGTGGCCCGCAGTAAATCATGTCCACCTTGGGGTTTATCGTCTCGGGCTCAACCCTGTCAAGGTAGAAGACGTTTTCAATCTCGGTTCTCAGGGGGGAGTAACGGGAGCCGAAGACGTCTATTATTGCCATTTTTGAGCTATTAAGCGCTTTTTCGGCGTCGAGCCCAACGCTGGCGCACCTGTGGAGTAGACTGCGAAGCGGGACGCTGTAGTTTGATATCACCGTGAAGTATCCGCTCTCAATGGCCCGTCTCAGGAAAAGGAACAGAATCTGCCATGCGGATGAATAGGCGTCGAAGATGACGGCAACGGTAGAGCCCTTCATCCTGGAGGGAGGAAAAACGTCAAGGAGGGTTTCCATGCCTCACCCCCCGGGATGCGTCCCTGAGAACACCTCGTTCAGGAACTCCCTCGCTTCTTCGCTGAACTGGTCAAGCTTGACCTCCTTGCCGAACTTGTCGTAGACCTTCCCGTCCCTGAAGTTGAGCTCGAATATCTCGTAGTGCTCCTCGCTCTTCTCGTGGAGCTTTATCCCGTGACCCTTCAGGTGGTTTTCAAGGTTCTCGATGTCAACGTACTTACCGCACTCCTCGCACTTATAGAACTGCCAGAAGATGTAGTCCTGGCCCGCTAAAACGTTAGCCTTTATGTGGTTTATCAGCGCACCGCCGAGGTACTCGTAGATGTCCTCCTGAACGAGCTTGCCGTTGTCGTCAACGACCTTAAAGCCTGCCCAGACTATGTGGTCGTTTATGTCGGCGAGAGTCGCCTTGAGGTAGCGGTAGGTCAGCACGAAGCTCCCGTTCTTGATGTAGAAAACTCCCTTGTCGGGGATGGCCACGATGTGGATTCCCTTAACGTCCTTCCCGGCGAGCGAATCCGCCTCGTCCTTGTTCCTGGCCACATCGATGAAGACTTCAACGTTGCTCTTCTTGTGGGTTCCGATTATGGTGCTTCCCTCTATCCGCCAGTGGTAATCGTCGAGGTAGCGGACTTGCGTGTACACCTTCTTAACGCCGGGACTCAGTTCGCTGTACATGCTCACCACCTGAGAAGGTTCTCGCGGGTGTTAATAAGCTTTAGCGGAAAAGCTTAAAAACTACCGCCCAAAGCGCCTCTGCCTCTTCTGGAACTCGCGGATGATTCTGAGGAAGTCAATCTTCCTGAACTCTGGGAAGTAGACGTCCACGAAGAACAGCTCGCTGTAGGCTATCTGGTAGAGGAGGAAGTTGCTTATCCTTATCTCTCCGCCTGTCCTTATCACAATGTCAGGGTCGGGCATGTTGGGATAGTAGAGGTAGCGCTTTATCAGGTCCTCGTCTATCTCTTCCGGTTTGAGTTTTCCAGCCAAAACGTCGCTCACTATCTCCTTCACCGCATCTGCAATCTCGCTCCTTCCGCCGTAGGCCAGGGCGATGTTGAGGGTGTAGTTGCTGTACTTTCTGGTAACCCTCTCGGCTTCCTCCGCCGCCTTCCTGACGTTCTCCGGGAGCATCTCCTTTCGGCCCAGAACGTTCACCCTTATGCCGTACCTGTGAACCCTCTCGTCCTCAACGAGTTCCTTGAACTTCTCCTCGAAGAGGTTCATGAGAGCGTTTACCTCCTCGGGGGAGCGCTTGAAGTTCTCGGTCGAGAAGGCGTAGACGGTAAGGGTTCTTATCCCGAGCTCCCGGCACCACTCGAGGATTTCTTCAAGCTTTCGCGAGCCGAAGAAGTGGCCGTACCAGGGGGGCTTTTCAAGCTTCCTGGCCCACCGCCGGTTCCCGTCCATTATGATTGCCACGTGCCTTGGAATGTTCCCCGATTTAACCTTCTCCAGGAGATAGCGCTCGTAGAGGTCGTAGGCGGGCTTGAAAATAATATGGGGGATGTGGGAGAGGAGCCTGTAAATCATGGCCCTCACTCAAGCCTCTTCCTTGATTTGAGGTGCTTCTCGGCGAGCTCCATGTAGATTTCCGCGTTCTTCTTAGTCCACTCGATTTCCTCCTCGGTGAGCTGTCTTACGACCTTGCCAGGGACACCAAGGACGAGGCTGTAATCGGGAATCTCCTTGCCCGGCGGAACGAGCGCTCCGGCTCCAATGACGACGTGCTTCCCTATCTTCGCGCCATCGAGGATTACCGCGCCCATGCCGATGATGACGTAATCACCTATCTCCGCCCCGTGAACGACGGCGTTGTGGCCGATG
The Thermococcus sp. 21S9 DNA segment above includes these coding regions:
- a CDS encoding threonine--tRNA ligase → MRMLLIHADYLEYEVRDKALKNPEPINDEQKKGRLDEVLAVFISVEKVDETNPDEVVEKAIAEIEDVAKQVKAERIFVYPFAHLSSELAKPSVALEILKKIEEKLREKGYEVKRAPFGYYKAFKLSCKGHPLAELSRTIVPEEGVSKEERNIALEKEEKELVSYWYILTPEGELIEVDKFDFTGHENLRKFVNYEIAKNRIADREPPHVKLMLEHELVDYEPGSDGGNLRYYPKGRLIKGLLEQYVTEKVVEYGAMEVETPIMYDFEHPALEKYLNRFPARQYIVKSGDKKFFLRFAACFGQFLIKKDAIISYRNLPLRMYELTRYSFRREKSGELSGLRRLRAFTMPDMHTVAKDLKQAMDEFKKQYKLSMEVLRGVGLTPDDYEVAIRFTRDFWEENRDFIVELARIIGKPVLIEMWDQRFFYFILKFEFNFVDNLDKAAALSTVQIDVENAERFGITYYDEEGKERYPLILHCSPSGAIERVMYAILEKQAKLQAQGKKPMFPLWLSPIQVRVIPVSEDVLDYALYVVGKLEGAKIRVDVDDTNDRLNKKIRKAEKEWIPYIIVVGRNEKEQNTVTVRRREDGKQVEMQLEDLIREIRQKTEGFPYKPRPLPLLLSKRPKFRG
- a CDS encoding TBP-interacting protein codes for the protein MYSELSPGVKKVYTQVRYLDDYHWRIEGSTIIGTHKKSNVEVFIDVARNKDEADSLAGKDVKGIHIVAIPDKGVFYIKNGSFVLTYRYLKATLADINDHIVWAGFKVVDDNGKLVQEDIYEYLGGALINHIKANVLAGQDYIFWQFYKCEECGKYVDIENLENHLKGHGIKLHEKSEEHYEIFELNFRDGKVYDKFGKEVKLDQFSEEAREFLNEVFSGTHPGG
- the uppS gene encoding polyprenyl diphosphate synthase produces the protein MIYRLLSHIPHIIFKPAYDLYERYLLEKVKSGNIPRHVAIIMDGNRRWARKLEKPPWYGHFFGSRKLEEILEWCRELGIRTLTVYAFSTENFKRSPEEVNALMNLFEEKFKELVEDERVHRYGIRVNVLGRKEMLPENVRKAAEEAERVTRKYSNYTLNIALAYGGRSEIADAVKEIVSDVLAGKLKPEEIDEDLIKRYLYYPNMPDPDIVIRTGGEIRISNFLLYQIAYSELFFVDVYFPEFRKIDFLRIIREFQKRQRRFGR
- a CDS encoding gamma carbonic anhydrase family protein → MAIYEFNGKKPKIHPTAFVDESASVIGDVVLEEKTSVWPSAVLRGDIEQIYIGCCSNVQDNVSIHTSHNQPTIIGKYVTIGHNAVVHGAEIGDYVIIGMGAVILDGAKIGKHVVIGAGALVPPGKEIPDYSLVLGVPGKVVRQLTEEEIEWTKKNAEIYMELAEKHLKSRKRLE